The genomic interval AAGTAATATTAGAGCGCAGATTGAAGCACAACTGAAGCAGCGAATCTTATTGATTGATGGTGGTATGGGCACCATGATCCAAGGCTACAAGTTGCAGGAGCAAGATTATCGTGGTGAGCGTTTTGCTGATTGGCATAGCGATTTAAAAGGCAATAACGACTTACTGGTGCTAACTCAGCCGCAGTTGATTAAAGAAATTCATCATGCCTATCTAGAAGCGGGTGCTGATATTCTTGAAACCAACACCTTTAACGCCACCACCATCGCGATGGCTGACTACGATATGGAAAGCCTGAGCGAAGAGATCAACTTTGCTGCCGCGAAGTTAGCACGTGAAGCCGCAGATGAGTGGACAGCCAAAAATCCCGCGAAACCGCGCTATGTTGCGGGAGTGCTTGGTCCAACCAACCGTACTTGTTCCATTTCGCCAGATGTAAACGACCCGGGCTATCGCAACGTCAGCTTTGATGAGCTGGTAGAGGCCTATTCTGAATCGACTCGTGCACTGATCCGCGGTGGTTCTGATCTCATCCTTATCGAAACTATTTTTGATACCTTGAATGCGAAAGCGTGTGCGTTTGCGGTGGATTCGGTGTTTGAAGAATTAGGTTTCGCACTCCCTGTCATGATTTCGGGTACCATCACCGATGCCTCAGGTCGAACGCTTTCCGGTCAGACGACGGAAGCCTTTTACAACTCTCTTCGTCACGTACGTCCTATCTCTTTTGGCTTAAACTGTGCGCTTGGACCCGACGAACTGCGCCCTTATGTTGAAGAGCTTTCTCGAATTTCTGAAACGTTTGTTTCCACTCACCCGAATGCGGGCCTGCCGAATGCCTTTGGTGAGTACGACCTCTCTCCAGAAGAGATGGCGGAACACGTCAAAGAGTGGGCGCAAAGTGGTTTTCTCAACCTGATTGGTGGTTGTTGTGGCACCACGCCAGAACATATTCGCCATATGGCAATAGCGGTGGAAGGAGTGAGTCCTCGTGTCTTGCCTGAGATTCCAGTCGCCTGTCGTTTATCTGGCTTAGAGCCGCTGACTATCGCCAAAGATACCCTTTTTGTTAACGTGGGTGAGCGTACTAACGTTACTGGTTCTGCGCGCTTTAAACGCTTGATCAAAGAAGAACTGTATGATGAAGCGTTGGACGTTGCACGTGAGCAAGTTGAAAACGGTGCGCAAATCATCGACATCAACATGGATGAAGGGATGCTCGATGCAGAAGCGTGCATGGTGCGTTTCCTTAACCTATGTGCATCTGAACCTGAAATCTCCAAAGTGCCGATCATGGTCGACTCTTCTAAATGGGAAGTGATTGAAGCTGGCCTCAAGTGTATCCAGGGCAAGGGCATCGTGAACTCTATTTCTCTCAAAGAGGGGAAAGAGAAGTTTGTCGAACAGGCGAAGTTGATTCGTCGCTATGGCGCCGCTGTGATCGTAATGGCATTTGATGAAGTCGGCCAAGCGGATACGCGTGAACGCAAACTGGAGATCTGCACCAAAGCCTATCGTATTTTGGTTGATGAAGTCGGTTTCCCACCGGAAGATGTTATCTTCGACCCCAATATTTTCGCCGTTGCAACGGGCATTGATGAACACAACAACTACGCGGTCGACTTTATTGAAGCGGTGGCAGACATCAAACGCGATTTGCCACATGCGATGATCTCAGGCGGGGTATCGAACGTTTCCTTCTCATTCCGCGGCAACAATTACGTCCGTGAAGCGATACACGCTGTATTCCTTTACCACTGCTTTAAGAACGGGATGGACATGGGCATCGTGAATGCTGGCCAGCTCGAAATTTATGACAACGTGCCTGAAAGGTTACGTGAAGCGGTCGAAGATGTCGTACTGAACCGCCGCGACGATGCCACTGAACGTTTATTGGAGATTGCCGAAAAGTACCGTGAAAATGCCGTAGGCAAGCAAGAAGACGCATCGGCACTGGAGTGGCGTACTTGGTCTGTCGAGAAACGTCTTGAGCATGCTTTGGTTAAGGGGATCACCGAGTTCATTGTCGAGGACACCGAAGAAGCACGCTTAAACGCCAGCAAGCCACTGGAAGTGATTGAAGGTCCTCTGATGGACGGCATGAACGTGGTGGGCGATCTGTTTGGTGAGGGCAAAATGTTCTTACCACAAGTGGTGAAATCAGCACGCGTCATGAAGCAGGCGGTGGCTCACTTGGAGCCCTTCATCAATGCATCAAAACAAGCAGGTTCTTCAAACGGTAAGATCTTATTGGCGACGGTGAAAGGGGATGTACACGATATCGGCAAAAACATTGTTGGCGTAGTACTGCAATGTAACAACTACGAGATCATCGATCTCGGTGTGATGGTGCCGTGTGAGCAGATCTTGAAAGTCGCGAAAGAGCAACAAGTCGATATCATCGGTCTTTCTGGTCTGATTACCCCATCACTCGATGAAATGGTGCACGTAGCCAAAGAGATGGAGCGTCTTGGCTTTGACTTGCCTTTGCTTATTGGCGGCGCGACAACATCCAAGGCGCACACTGCGGTGAAGATTGAACAAAACTACTCACATCCGGTGGTATACGTGAATAACGCCTCTCGCGCAGTCGGCGTGTGTACCTCGTTGCTCTCTGATGAGTTACGTCCTGCGTTTGTTGAACGCCTGCAGGCCGATTATGAGTTGGTTCGCGATCAGCATAATCGCAAGAAGCCGCGTACTAAGCCTGTGACGCTAGAAGCAGCACGTGCGAACAAGGTGGCGATTGATTGGCAAAGCTATACGCCTCCTGTACCTAGCCAGCCAGGTGTGCACGTGTTT from Vibrio vulnificus NBRC 15645 = ATCC 27562 carries:
- the metH gene encoding methionine synthase; protein product: MGSNIRAQIEAQLKQRILLIDGGMGTMIQGYKLQEQDYRGERFADWHSDLKGNNDLLVLTQPQLIKEIHHAYLEAGADILETNTFNATTIAMADYDMESLSEEINFAAAKLAREAADEWTAKNPAKPRYVAGVLGPTNRTCSISPDVNDPGYRNVSFDELVEAYSESTRALIRGGSDLILIETIFDTLNAKACAFAVDSVFEELGFALPVMISGTITDASGRTLSGQTTEAFYNSLRHVRPISFGLNCALGPDELRPYVEELSRISETFVSTHPNAGLPNAFGEYDLSPEEMAEHVKEWAQSGFLNLIGGCCGTTPEHIRHMAIAVEGVSPRVLPEIPVACRLSGLEPLTIAKDTLFVNVGERTNVTGSARFKRLIKEELYDEALDVAREQVENGAQIIDINMDEGMLDAEACMVRFLNLCASEPEISKVPIMVDSSKWEVIEAGLKCIQGKGIVNSISLKEGKEKFVEQAKLIRRYGAAVIVMAFDEVGQADTRERKLEICTKAYRILVDEVGFPPEDVIFDPNIFAVATGIDEHNNYAVDFIEAVADIKRDLPHAMISGGVSNVSFSFRGNNYVREAIHAVFLYHCFKNGMDMGIVNAGQLEIYDNVPERLREAVEDVVLNRRDDATERLLEIAEKYRENAVGKQEDASALEWRTWSVEKRLEHALVKGITEFIVEDTEEARLNASKPLEVIEGPLMDGMNVVGDLFGEGKMFLPQVVKSARVMKQAVAHLEPFINASKQAGSSNGKILLATVKGDVHDIGKNIVGVVLQCNNYEIIDLGVMVPCEQILKVAKEQQVDIIGLSGLITPSLDEMVHVAKEMERLGFDLPLLIGGATTSKAHTAVKIEQNYSHPVVYVNNASRAVGVCTSLLSDELRPAFVERLQADYELVRDQHNRKKPRTKPVTLEAARANKVAIDWQSYTPPVPSQPGVHVFDDFDVATLRQYIDWTPFFLTWSLVGKYPTIFDHEEVGEEAKRLFEDANEWLDRIEQEGLLKARGMCGLFPAASVGDDIEVYTDESRTQVAKVLHNLRQQTEKPKGANYCLSDYVAPKESGKNDWIGAFAVTGGVNERELADQFKAQGDDYNAIMIQAVADRLAEAFAEYLHERVRKEIWGYAADENLSNEELIREKYQGIRPAPGYPACPEHTEKGPLWELLNVEETIGMSLTSSYAMWPGASVSGWYFSHPDSRYFAIAQIQQDQVESYAERKGWDLLEAEKWLGPNING